In Dyadobacter subterraneus, a single genomic region encodes these proteins:
- a CDS encoding sugar phosphate isomerase/epimerase family protein has protein sequence MKSSSSFLTLLLIFTISISFAQKKTKVTDDWKFGVAMYTFHTVNFPEALLKVDSAKLHYIEGMTFHKSGPDLKDSLISQLSPSGIKKLKKLVNEKGIKIESIYIGGGKTVDSWKKEFEIAKNFGVKFVSAEPPVNMWDSIDSLAGVYGMKVAIHEHWKGVSAYWHPDSVLAAVKNHPNFGACADLGHWPKSGIDPLDAIKKLKGHIIAIHLKDIAAFNNPKLLDVTVGTGVIDFPGIFAELKKQDFRGYIYIEKDETQKPSNLNSVLEAAKYYNTEVKKLK, from the coding sequence ATGAAATCAAGTTCTTCTTTTCTTACTTTACTGTTGATTTTTACCATTTCCATCTCTTTTGCCCAAAAAAAAACAAAGGTCACCGACGACTGGAAATTTGGCGTCGCGATGTATACTTTCCATACGGTAAATTTTCCGGAGGCACTTTTAAAAGTGGACAGCGCCAAACTTCATTATATTGAAGGAATGACATTTCATAAATCTGGTCCGGATTTAAAAGACAGTTTGATTTCCCAGTTATCTCCTTCCGGCATCAAAAAACTGAAAAAACTGGTCAACGAAAAAGGTATCAAAATCGAATCGATTTATATCGGGGGCGGTAAAACCGTGGATTCATGGAAAAAGGAATTTGAAATTGCAAAAAATTTCGGAGTGAAATTTGTGAGTGCCGAGCCTCCGGTAAATATGTGGGACAGCATCGATAGTCTTGCAGGCGTTTATGGTATGAAAGTGGCGATTCACGAACACTGGAAAGGGGTAAGTGCTTACTGGCATCCTGATTCTGTATTGGCTGCTGTTAAAAACCATCCGAATTTTGGTGCCTGTGCTGATCTTGGTCACTGGCCAAAAAGTGGTATCGATCCCCTGGATGCTATCAAAAAACTGAAAGGGCATATCATTGCCATTCACTTGAAAGATATCGCAGCATTTAATAATCCCAAGCTTCTGGATGTGACTGTTGGTACCGGCGTAATCGATTTCCCGGGAATTTTTGCAGAGCTCAAAAAACAGGATTTCCGTGGTTACATTTATATTGAAAAGGATGAAACCCAAAAACCGAGCAATCTGAACTCAGTTTTGGAAGCAGCAAAATATTACAACACAGAAGTAAAGAAATTAAAATAG
- a CDS encoding RidA family protein, producing MNPSIKIIKTDQAAPAGGHYVQATLFQGTMYISGQLPVTAKGQHTFNEPFEIQARQALKNLLAILEAAGGKPSDLLKVTVYLVGVVHWPAFNLIYAEMLGEAKPARSVVPVPELHHDYLIEIDAVAAV from the coding sequence ATGAATCCTTCAATAAAAATTATAAAAACGGACCAGGCGGCACCTGCAGGCGGACATTACGTACAGGCAACGTTATTTCAGGGGACCATGTATATTTCCGGGCAACTACCGGTAACGGCAAAAGGACAACATACATTTAATGAACCTTTTGAAATCCAGGCAAGACAAGCCCTGAAAAACCTGCTGGCCATTCTTGAAGCGGCTGGTGGTAAGCCGTCTGATTTACTGAAAGTTACCGTTTATCTTGTGGGTGTAGTACATTGGCCAGCTTTCAACCTGATTTACGCGGAAATGCTTGGTGAGGCAAAACCGGCACGTTCAGTTGTGCCCGTTCCTGAATTGCATCATGATTATCTGATAGAAATCGATGCGGTTGCGGCAGTATAA
- a CDS encoding Fic family protein, giving the protein MVYNWQRPDWPNFVYNLSGLEDLLLYFAEETGNITGILQAAPENVKAENLLNIMVSEAIKTSEIEGEYISRQDVVSSIRNNLGLNSSPQAVKDKRAKGLSTLMIDVRKTFADILTEEKLFEWHVMLLGENKAVNSGIWRKGVEPMQVISGTIGREKIYFEAPPSVRVPQEMQRFIKWFNETAPGGSQEIKRAPVRSAIAHLFFESIHPFEDGNGRIGRVLAEKALSQTMGRPVMLSLSRKIEADRKSYYNALETAQSSNEITDWIRYFVQIICDAQFEAKEILNSTLKKTKFYDQFKNSFNERQAKAIKKMLETGPDDFKGGMTAKKYMSINKTSKATATRDLQYLVEINALIITGGGRSISYLLPI; this is encoded by the coding sequence ATGGTGTATAATTGGCAACGGCCGGACTGGCCAAATTTTGTTTACAATCTTTCAGGTTTAGAAGACCTGCTGTTATATTTTGCAGAAGAGACAGGTAACATCACGGGAATTCTCCAAGCCGCTCCTGAAAATGTAAAGGCGGAAAATCTTCTAAACATAATGGTATCAGAAGCCATTAAAACATCAGAAATTGAAGGCGAATATATTAGTCGCCAAGATGTAGTCTCGTCCATCAGAAATAATTTGGGACTTAATTCAAGTCCTCAGGCCGTAAAAGATAAACGAGCAAAGGGACTTAGTACGCTTATGATTGATGTACGGAAAACCTTTGCAGATATTCTTACTGAGGAAAAGCTGTTCGAATGGCACGTCATGCTATTGGGTGAAAATAAAGCTGTAAACTCAGGAATCTGGCGAAAAGGCGTAGAACCGATGCAGGTAATTTCTGGAACAATCGGGAGAGAAAAAATATATTTTGAAGCCCCGCCTTCCGTGAGAGTCCCGCAGGAGATGCAAAGATTTATAAAATGGTTTAATGAAACGGCACCGGGAGGAAGTCAGGAAATTAAAAGAGCACCTGTCCGTTCTGCTATTGCGCACTTATTTTTTGAATCGATCCATCCATTTGAAGATGGTAATGGTCGAATTGGCAGAGTTTTGGCTGAAAAAGCATTATCTCAAACCATGGGACGTCCTGTAATGCTAAGCCTGTCCAGAAAAATCGAGGCGGACCGAAAATCGTATTACAATGCCCTCGAAACCGCACAAAGCAGCAATGAAATTACTGACTGGATTCGATATTTTGTCCAGATTATTTGCGATGCACAATTTGAGGCAAAAGAAATATTAAACTCCACTTTAAAGAAAACAAAGTTTTACGATCAGTTTAAAAACAGTTTTAACGAACGCCAAGCCAAAGCGATAAAAAAAATGCTTGAAACCGGTCCAGATGATTTTAAAGGAGGAATGACTGCAAAAAAATATATGAGCATCAACAAAACCTCTAAAGCTACCGCGACAAGAGATCTTCAATATCTGGTTGAAATCAATGCATTAATAATCACCGGCGGCGGACGCAGTATCAGTTATTTACTCCCTATTTGA
- a CDS encoding GNAT family N-acetyltransferase: MPIHSDSYKFLDNPVWHALQTVHKNFSLGTDEICRYRPGTLQILGCENPGKVDLNDLRQWIMEGEKLFMVGDLAAPAPGWTISRKLDCMQMVCESEENLIQEYTEEILPLMEDDRSEMLELINLVQPGYFHEDTPLLGSYFGIRKDNKLVAMAGERLRMTGFSEISAVVTHPSHTGKKYAQMLVSHVAKKIMNEHAVPFLHFVSTNARAGKVYELLGFEERKIITFWELIVEKR; this comes from the coding sequence ATGCCCATCCATTCTGATTCTTATAAGTTTCTGGACAACCCTGTCTGGCATGCATTACAAACGGTACATAAAAACTTTTCTCTGGGCACCGATGAGATTTGTAGATACCGTCCCGGAACACTTCAAATCCTGGGTTGTGAAAATCCGGGAAAAGTAGATCTGAACGATCTGCGACAATGGATTATGGAAGGAGAAAAATTATTTATGGTTGGAGATCTTGCTGCTCCGGCTCCTGGATGGACAATCAGCAGAAAACTGGATTGCATGCAGATGGTTTGTGAAAGCGAAGAAAATCTTATTCAAGAATACACAGAAGAAATACTTCCGCTTATGGAAGATGACCGTTCCGAAATGCTTGAACTGATTAACCTTGTTCAGCCAGGCTATTTTCATGAAGATACACCTCTTCTGGGCAGCTATTTCGGTATCAGAAAGGATAATAAATTGGTGGCAATGGCGGGAGAAAGACTGCGAATGACAGGTTTTTCAGAAATAAGTGCCGTGGTGACCCATCCATCACACACCGGAAAAAAGTATGCGCAAATGCTGGTAAGCCATGTAGCGAAAAAGATAATGAATGAACATGCAGTTCCGTTTCTTCATTTTGTTAGTACTAACGCCAGAGCTGGAAAAGTATATGAGCTTTTGGGTTTTGAGGAACGCAAAATTATCACGTTTTGGGAACTCATAGTAGAAAAACGCTGA
- a CDS encoding YceI family protein has product MSQTTWVVDKLHSEVQFKVKHLVISTVTGAFTSFSGQAITEDDQFEDAKIEFSIDVNSVFTSQEGRDEHLKGADFFDAEAFPQITFVSTSFKKAKGDVYNLIGNLTLKGVTKEIELEAEYGGTEKDQYGNVKVGFEVTGTVNRKDFGVSFNALTETGGLALGENIKVIANIQIAKQA; this is encoded by the coding sequence ATGTCACAAACTACATGGGTTGTTGATAAACTTCACTCCGAAGTACAGTTTAAAGTAAAACACCTTGTTATTTCAACAGTTACAGGTGCCTTTACATCTTTCAGTGGTCAGGCCATTACCGAAGACGATCAGTTTGAAGATGCAAAAATTGAATTTTCTATCGATGTAAACAGTGTTTTTACAAGCCAGGAAGGTCGTGATGAACACTTGAAAGGAGCTGATTTCTTTGATGCAGAAGCATTTCCACAAATCACCTTTGTATCAACTTCATTCAAAAAAGCAAAAGGTGACGTATACAATCTGATTGGTAATCTTACTTTGAAAGGTGTTACAAAAGAAATAGAACTTGAAGCTGAATACGGCGGAACAGAAAAAGATCAGTATGGCAATGTTAAAGTTGGCTTTGAAGTAACAGGAACTGTAAACCGTAAGGATTTCGGTGTTTCTTTCAACGCGCTTACTGAAACTGGCGGACTTGCATTAGGTGAAAACATTAAAGTGATCGCTAATATCCAGATTGCAAAACAAGCTTAA
- a CDS encoding efflux RND transporter permease subunit gives MNLILLALRKPITVMVIVATMLFFGINALRNIKIDIFPKLDMPVLYISHPFGGYTPNQMETFFAKPYINLLLYVNGIKSIETKNIQGLTLIKVNFYPGTNMAQAAAEVSASCNRAQAIFPPGSQPPFIIRFDASTLPIGELIVSSDVRGNNELLDLANTYVRSSFTTIPGLVSAPPFGGNIRTIVIKADPALLRSHNMTPDQLVEAIRINNQTAPSGNVRMGSKNYITPTNTTIHNIKDFADIPLFKGGVQNLYLRDVATVEDAADITVGYGLVNGKRSVYLSIAKSADASTWEVVQKLKANLPKMQALLPADVHLTYEFDQSVYVINAVKSLITEGALGAVLTGLMVLLFLGDPRGALIVILTIPTSIITGVLFLNLFGQTINIMTLSGLALAIGILVDESTVTIENIHQHLDMGKPRRLAIWDACREIAFPKLLILFCILAVFAPAFTMGGIPGSLFLPLALAIGFSMIVSYFLSQTFVPVMANWIMKGHKAKPHDAPEEKLSRFEKLRLRFLRFVDRTLPLRRPIVISYLVVTIGLTAFLLSIIGKDVLPKVNGSQFQVRLRAAEGTRIERTEEKTLGMIQIIKNIVGPENVSVTSAYVGQHPALFSSNPIYLWMAGPQEAVLQVALEEGFKTNLDELKEKIRNQVHAAIPDVSLSFEPMELTDKILSQGSPTPVEIRFGGRNKKLNEEYAKKLMVELSKISYMRDIQLGQSNKYPAINIEVDRVRAAQLGTDITDVSRSMTASTSSSRYTDKNIWVDEKSGLSYNVQVQVPENQMNSLDEIGEIPLLKNTSRPVLSDVATIKLDTTYGENDNLGALPVLTVTANLNDKDLGAATVDVQKAIAALGELPRGITVEQIGMSSTLTDTLSSLQSGLLVAIVVIFLMLAANFQSFRVSAIILTTVPAVILGALAMLLLTGSTLNLQSYMGIIMSVGVSISNAVLLITNAEQLRLVGGDALASAKEAAALRMRPIVMTSLAMVVGMLPMASGLGEAGDQSSPLGRAVVGGLIASTFAALFILPLVFAWGQKNASIASVSLEANDEESVEFMSLNPDKIH, from the coding sequence ATGAATTTAATTCTCTTAGCATTAAGGAAACCGATTACTGTGATGGTTATAGTGGCGACCATGCTGTTTTTCGGGATCAATGCGCTGCGCAATATCAAGATCGATATTTTCCCAAAACTTGATATGCCCGTTTTGTACATATCTCACCCATTTGGAGGTTATACACCCAATCAGATGGAAACTTTTTTTGCCAAACCTTACATCAACCTGCTTTTATATGTAAATGGTATTAAAAGTATCGAAACAAAAAATATCCAGGGATTGACATTAATCAAGGTTAACTTTTACCCGGGAACCAACATGGCGCAGGCCGCAGCGGAAGTGAGTGCCTCCTGTAACCGGGCCCAGGCAATTTTTCCACCAGGCTCTCAGCCACCCTTCATTATCCGTTTTGACGCCTCGACACTTCCGATTGGAGAGCTTATTGTGAGCAGTGATGTGAGAGGAAATAACGAGCTTCTGGATCTTGCCAATACTTATGTCAGATCTTCATTTACAACAATCCCGGGTCTGGTTTCCGCGCCTCCTTTTGGTGGAAATATCCGGACAATTGTCATCAAGGCAGATCCTGCTTTATTGCGGTCGCACAATATGACGCCGGATCAGCTTGTGGAAGCGATCCGTATAAACAACCAGACCGCGCCTTCGGGAAATGTGCGGATGGGAAGCAAAAACTATATTACACCTACCAATACAACCATTCATAACATCAAGGATTTTGCTGATATTCCTTTGTTTAAGGGCGGAGTTCAAAATCTTTATTTGCGTGATGTAGCCACGGTTGAAGATGCAGCCGATATTACTGTTGGTTATGGTTTGGTTAATGGCAAACGTTCTGTTTATCTCAGTATTGCCAAAAGTGCAGACGCCTCAACCTGGGAAGTGGTGCAGAAACTAAAAGCAAATTTGCCAAAAATGCAGGCTTTGCTTCCGGCGGATGTGCATTTAACTTATGAGTTTGACCAGTCAGTATATGTAATCAACGCAGTAAAAAGTTTGATCACCGAAGGAGCTTTGGGTGCTGTATTGACAGGTTTGATGGTACTTCTTTTCCTGGGAGACCCAAGAGGTGCTTTGATCGTAATTTTAACCATTCCTACTTCTATCATTACGGGTGTTTTGTTTCTGAATTTGTTCGGACAAACGATCAACATCATGACATTGAGTGGTCTCGCACTTGCCATCGGAATTTTGGTGGATGAAAGTACGGTGACTATTGAAAATATTCACCAGCATCTTGATATGGGAAAACCCAGGCGGCTGGCAATTTGGGATGCTTGCCGGGAAATTGCCTTTCCCAAACTTTTGATCCTTTTCTGTATTCTCGCAGTATTTGCACCAGCTTTCACAATGGGTGGTATTCCCGGTTCGCTTTTCCTTCCGCTGGCACTCGCGATCGGTTTTAGTATGATCGTTTCATACTTTCTTTCCCAAACTTTTGTACCGGTAATGGCCAACTGGATCATGAAAGGACACAAAGCCAAACCACATGACGCGCCGGAAGAAAAATTGTCCCGTTTTGAAAAACTCCGTTTAAGATTTTTAAGATTTGTTGACCGGACGTTACCGCTGAGAAGACCAATTGTCATTTCTTATTTGGTGGTAACCATTGGATTAACGGCATTTTTATTGTCAATCATTGGAAAAGATGTATTGCCGAAAGTCAACGGTTCGCAATTTCAGGTAAGGCTCCGGGCAGCAGAAGGCACACGGATTGAAAGAACCGAGGAGAAAACGCTGGGGATGATTCAGATCATCAAAAATATTGTTGGTCCGGAAAACGTTTCGGTTACCTCCGCTTATGTTGGTCAGCACCCCGCACTTTTTTCTTCTAACCCGATTTACCTTTGGATGGCAGGACCACAGGAGGCCGTTTTACAGGTAGCGCTTGAAGAAGGTTTCAAAACAAATCTGGATGAACTAAAAGAAAAGATAAGAAATCAGGTTCATGCGGCTATCCCGGATGTTAGTCTTTCATTCGAGCCTATGGAATTGACTGACAAGATTTTAAGTCAGGGATCTCCAACGCCGGTCGAAATCCGGTTTGGTGGTCGAAATAAAAAACTGAACGAGGAGTATGCTAAAAAGCTTATGGTTGAACTTTCAAAAATCAGCTATATGCGTGATATCCAACTGGGACAATCCAACAAATACCCAGCCATTAATATTGAAGTTGACAGAGTTCGTGCAGCCCAGCTTGGTACAGATATTACGGACGTTTCCAGGTCTATGACTGCATCAACATCGTCTTCCCGGTATACAGATAAAAATATCTGGGTAGATGAAAAAAGTGGTTTAAGTTATAACGTCCAGGTACAGGTTCCTGAAAACCAGATGAATTCTCTTGATGAAATAGGGGAGATACCGCTTTTGAAAAATACAAGCAGACCGGTGTTGAGTGACGTAGCAACGATAAAATTGGATACTACTTATGGTGAAAACGATAACCTTGGAGCCTTGCCGGTACTAACGGTTACGGCCAATTTGAATGACAAAGATCTGGGCGCCGCAACAGTAGATGTACAAAAAGCAATTGCTGCACTGGGAGAACTGCCAAGGGGAATAACGGTTGAACAAATCGGGATGAGCTCTACTTTGACCGATACTTTGAGTAGTTTACAAAGCGGACTTCTGGTTGCAATTGTTGTAATATTTTTGATGCTGGCGGCTAACTTTCAATCTTTCCGGGTTTCTGCAATTATCCTGACAACTGTTCCTGCGGTAATTCTTGGTGCGCTTGCGATGCTTCTTTTGACAGGCTCGACCCTTAATTTGCAGTCGTATATGGGTATTATCATGTCGGTTGGGGTTTCTATTTCCAATGCCGTTTTATTGATTACCAATGCGGAACAGCTGCGTCTGGTAGGTGGAGATGCACTAGCCTCGGCAAAAGAAGCGGCGGCTCTTCGGATGAGGCCTATTGTTATGACATCCCTTGCGATGGTTGTAGGTATGCTGCCAATGGCCAGCGGATTGGGTGAGGCGGGTGACCAGTCTTCGCCTTTGGGACGGGCAGTTGTCGGAGGACTGATTGCTTCTACTTTTGCGGCACTATTTATTTTGCCGTTGGTATTTGCCTGGGGACAGAAAAATGCATCTATAGCATCTGTATCACTGGAAGCCAATGATGAAGAAAGTGTAGAATTTATGTCGTTGAATCCGGATAAGATTCACTGA
- a CDS encoding TetR/AcrR family transcriptional regulator: MKKSAVRERILEVASRLFYEQGYNLTGINQIIEEADIARASLYNHFDSKTDLLLAYLKEAEDIWFLEMENYTARSSDPKEKLLALFDFRMERQNKRGFGGCQFIKISAEVSRQDTQVFDAVSHQKNRLKVFITDIVKDLPDNNRLLTHGLLADALFLLLEGAAISGSIYKNQESMTKAKEIADKLI, from the coding sequence ATGAAAAAATCGGCGGTACGCGAAAGAATTCTTGAAGTAGCTTCAAGATTGTTTTATGAGCAGGGTTATAATCTTACAGGAATTAACCAGATTATTGAAGAAGCAGATATTGCGAGGGCATCGCTTTATAACCACTTTGACTCCAAAACGGATCTTTTGCTTGCTTATCTAAAAGAAGCCGAAGATATCTGGTTTTTGGAAATGGAAAATTATACTGCCCGTTCTTCCGATCCCAAAGAAAAATTGCTTGCTTTATTTGATTTCCGAATGGAAAGGCAGAATAAGCGAGGTTTTGGAGGTTGTCAGTTTATCAAAATCAGTGCAGAAGTCTCACGCCAGGATACTCAGGTATTTGATGCGGTAAGCCATCAAAAAAACAGATTGAAGGTTTTTATTACCGATATCGTTAAAGACCTGCCGGACAATAATCGGCTGTTAACACACGGCTTACTGGCAGACGCACTGTTTCTTCTTTTGGAAGGTGCAGCTATTAGCGGTTCTATTTACAAAAACCAGGAATCGATGACAAAAGCCAAAGAAATCGCTGATAAACTGATTTAG
- a CDS encoding catalase, which translates to MATKKTSTDSGQQPENDKTQKLQSFTNDAEGQYMTTNTGLKINDDQNSLKAGDRGASLLEDFILREKITHFDHERIPERVVHARGSAAHGVFKVYDSLSAVTKAQFLLDPSIETPVFVRFSTVAGSRGSTDLARDVRGFAVRFYTQEGNFDLVGNNMPVFFIQDAIKFPDLIHAVKPEPDNEIPQAASAHDTFWDFISLMPESAHMIMWVMSDRALPRSYRMMEGFGVHTFRFVNKEGVASFVKFHWKPILGVHSVAWDEAQIISGKDPDFHRRDLWDAIESGAFPEWELGVQIIPEEDEFKYDFDLLDSTKLIPEELVPVQRIGKMTLNRNPDNFFAETEQVAYHLGNIVPGIDFTNDPLLQGRLFSYTDTQLLRLGGPNFHEIPINRPVVGVHNNQRDGHMRQTINKGKVSYSPNSLGANDPAQAKESEGGFVSYPERIDAKKIRARSKSFFDHFSQARLFFNSQSDPEKNHIVDALSFELGKVKTVAIRERMLGILSLIDKNLAAEVAFALRIDVPQDPALPLNHGMPADADPADYDSVMIEGTLTSSDALSMANTPKDTIETRKIAFLTADGVDGKSLNTVKSALIAEGAIVEIIAPRLGYVITEDDEQIPVDHSYLTAASVLYDAVYVPGGTNSVATVEAEADAIHFLNQAFKHCKAIAADAQAIQVLEATYFVKKLPADFSEENVLKEGLVVSDDASELAAKFVLAIEQHRFWDREKPRKIPA; encoded by the coding sequence ATGGCAACCAAAAAGACTTCCACAGATTCAGGCCAGCAGCCTGAAAATGATAAAACTCAAAAACTGCAATCATTCACCAATGATGCAGAAGGTCAATATATGACCACAAATACCGGTCTGAAAATAAACGATGACCAAAATTCGCTGAAAGCAGGCGACCGTGGCGCATCGTTACTTGAAGATTTTATTCTCCGCGAGAAAATAACACATTTTGATCATGAGCGTATTCCTGAACGCGTAGTACATGCACGCGGATCGGCGGCTCATGGTGTTTTTAAGGTTTATGATTCACTTTCCGCTGTTACAAAAGCTCAGTTTTTATTGGATCCATCCATTGAGACACCAGTTTTTGTTCGTTTTTCTACCGTGGCGGGATCACGGGGTTCGACAGATCTTGCAAGAGATGTGAGAGGATTTGCCGTAAGGTTCTATACGCAGGAAGGTAATTTTGACTTGGTTGGTAACAACATGCCAGTCTTTTTTATTCAGGATGCAATCAAATTTCCTGATTTGATTCATGCAGTAAAACCTGAACCGGATAACGAAATTCCGCAGGCAGCTTCTGCACATGATACTTTCTGGGATTTTATATCGCTGATGCCAGAGTCTGCGCACATGATTATGTGGGTGATGAGTGACCGCGCATTGCCAAGAAGTTATAGAATGATGGAAGGATTTGGAGTCCATACTTTCCGTTTTGTCAATAAAGAAGGTGTCGCAAGTTTTGTCAAGTTTCACTGGAAACCAATTCTTGGTGTTCACTCTGTGGCTTGGGATGAGGCGCAGATAATTTCAGGTAAAGATCCTGACTTCCACCGTCGTGACCTTTGGGATGCTATCGAAAGCGGTGCATTTCCTGAATGGGAACTTGGTGTTCAGATTATTCCGGAAGAAGATGAATTCAAGTATGATTTTGATCTTTTGGATTCTACCAAACTTATTCCGGAAGAACTCGTGCCGGTGCAAAGAATTGGTAAGATGACGTTGAACCGAAATCCGGACAACTTTTTTGCTGAAACAGAGCAGGTAGCTTATCACCTTGGTAACATTGTTCCGGGTATTGATTTTACAAATGATCCTCTTTTGCAGGGACGTCTTTTCTCCTATACCGATACACAGCTTTTGCGTTTGGGAGGACCTAATTTCCACGAAATCCCAATCAACAGACCCGTTGTCGGCGTGCATAACAACCAAAGGGATGGTCATATGCGTCAGACAATCAATAAGGGAAAAGTAAGTTATAGCCCTAATTCATTGGGTGCAAATGATCCGGCGCAGGCTAAGGAATCCGAAGGTGGATTTGTATCTTACCCGGAACGTATTGATGCTAAAAAAATCAGAGCGAGAAGCAAAAGCTTTTTTGATCACTTTTCACAGGCAAGATTATTCTTCAACAGTCAGTCAGATCCTGAGAAAAACCATATTGTTGATGCTTTGAGCTTCGAGTTGGGCAAGGTGAAAACCGTAGCAATTCGTGAAAGAATGCTGGGAATTCTATCACTGATAGATAAAAATCTGGCGGCAGAAGTTGCGTTTGCGCTTCGTATTGACGTTCCGCAGGATCCTGCTCTTCCATTAAATCATGGAATGCCAGCTGATGCAGATCCGGCCGATTATGACTCGGTAATGATTGAAGGAACACTGACTTCTTCTGATGCTTTGAGTATGGCAAACACCCCAAAGGATACCATTGAAACACGTAAAATCGCATTCTTAACAGCTGATGGCGTGGATGGTAAATCACTTAACACTGTTAAAAGTGCGTTGATTGCTGAGGGGGCGATTGTTGAAATTATTGCGCCAAGACTTGGTTATGTCATTACAGAAGATGATGAGCAGATACCGGTTGATCATAGTTATCTGACAGCCGCTTCTGTACTGTATGATGCTGTTTACGTACCAGGTGGTACAAACAGCGTGGCTACGGTTGAAGCTGAGGCAGATGCTATTCATTTCCTTAATCAAGCCTTTAAACATTGTAAAGCGATTGCTGCCGATGCCCAGGCTATCCAGGTTTTGGAAGCTACTTACTTCGTCAAGAAACTTCCGGCTGATTTCTCAGAGGAAAATGTCTTAAAAGAAGGTTTGGTTGTAAGTGATGACGCATCAGAACTGGCAGCAAAATTTGTGTTGGCTATTGAACAGCACAGATTTTGGGATCGTGAGAAACCAAGAAAAATACCTGCTTAA
- a CDS encoding YciE/YciF ferroxidase family protein: MENQTGSEPKFRTKTSAHAEPALMELFLDSIRDIYWAENHLVKTLPKMISAASSAELATAIDNHLTETKEHVSRLEAIFDLLNEKAIAKKCDAMEGIAKEGEGIIESTDEGTATRDVGIILASQKVEHYEIATYGGLTQLAKTLGLDDVAEILYLTLTEEKKADELLTEIAENDVNYKASEEA; the protein is encoded by the coding sequence ATGGAAAATCAAACCGGCTCGGAACCAAAATTTAGAACTAAAACTTCGGCTCATGCGGAGCCAGCGTTAATGGAATTATTTCTGGATAGTATCCGCGACATTTACTGGGCAGAAAATCACCTTGTTAAAACACTTCCAAAAATGATCAGCGCTGCAAGTTCTGCTGAACTTGCCACAGCGATTGACAATCATTTGACAGAAACAAAAGAACATGTAAGCAGACTTGAAGCAATTTTTGATTTGCTAAATGAAAAGGCAATTGCAAAAAAATGCGATGCAATGGAAGGAATTGCCAAAGAAGGAGAAGGAATTATTGAAAGCACAGATGAAGGTACTGCAACAAGAGATGTTGGTATCATTCTGGCTTCGCAAAAAGTTGAACATTATGAAATCGCAACCTATGGCGGACTGACACAACTGGCGAAAACGCTTGGTCTTGACGACGTAGCGGAAATTTTGTATCTGACTTTGACAGAAGAGAAAAAGGCAGATGAGCTGCTGACTGAAATTGCAGAAAACGATGTCAACTATAAGGCTTCAGAAGAAGCATAA
- a CDS encoding DUF421 domain-containing protein, giving the protein MEDKIFSVDWQTMWEPSSSVLEIILRGTITYWAIFLLLRFFRRGAGQLGVSDVLLIILIADAAQNSMAGEYKSVTEGIALIGTLVFWDFAIDWLGYHSLGFSKFAQPQPSLLIKDGKMQKDNLQKQLITEDDMFSILREQGIEDISEVKSCHLEGSGNISLIQKRDAGPLPNKKQNENSVV; this is encoded by the coding sequence ATGGAAGATAAAATTTTTTCAGTTGACTGGCAGACGATGTGGGAACCCAGCAGTTCTGTGCTGGAAATAATTCTTCGGGGCACAATTACCTATTGGGCCATATTCCTTCTACTTCGGTTTTTCCGCCGGGGTGCAGGGCAACTTGGTGTAAGTGATGTGCTTTTAATCATACTTATTGCTGATGCGGCTCAAAACTCAATGGCAGGTGAGTATAAATCTGTAACCGAAGGTATCGCCCTGATAGGAACATTGGTTTTCTGGGATTTTGCGATTGATTGGCTTGGATATCACTCTCTTGGATTCAGCAAATTTGCCCAGCCACAACCATCACTCCTGATTAAGGATGGAAAAATGCAAAAGGATAACCTTCAAAAACAGCTTATTACCGAAGATGATATGTTCAGTATATTAAGAGAACAAGGCATTGAAGATATCAGTGAGGTAAAATCCTGCCATCTGGAAGGAAGTGGGAATATCAGTCTTATTCAAAAACGGGATGCCGGCCCTTTGCCTAACAAAAAACAAAATGAAAACAGCGTTGTCTGA